GCCGTGGAGTCGTTCGGCACCATCGCGAGGTTCACGAAGATGCGCGGCAGGTAGAAAAGGCCCGCGAACCAACTGGCCACGAACACGATGTGGAAGGCTTTGACCCAGAGCATGGGCCGCAGTGTACGTGCCGCCGAGGGCGCCCCGGCCCGGTGCGGCAAAGGGCAGGCCCGGCGAATGGGAGCACAATTTCAGGATGCACCTCTCCAGCCCCCCGCCCTTCCCCCAGCACCGTCCGCGCCGGCTGCGGCGCGACGCGTTCACCCGCAACATGGTGCGCGAGCACCGGCTCTCGCCGCACGATTTCATCTACCCCGTGTTCGTGCACGAAGGCACGAACCACCGGCAGGCCGTGGCCTCGATGCCGGGCGTGGACCGGCTGAGCCTGGACCTGCTGCTGCCCGTGGCGGAAGACTGCGCGCGCCTGGGCATCCCGGCGCTGGCGCTCTTTCCGTCGATCGACGCGGCACTCAAGACGCCCGACGGCAAGGAAGCGCTGAACCCCGAGGGATTGATCCCGCGCGTGGTGCGGGCGCTGAAGAAGGAATTCCCCGACCTCGGCGTACTCACCGACGTGGCGCTCGACCCCTACACGAGCCACGGCCAGGACGGCATGCTCGACGACACCGGCTACATCCTCAACGACGAGACCGTGGAGATCCTCGTGGGCCAGGTGCTCACGCATGCCGAGGCGGGCGTGGACATCGTCGCTCCCAGCGACATGATGGACGGCCGCATCGGCGCCATCCGCGAGGCCCTCGAAGTGCAGGGCTACATCCACACGCGGATCATGGCCTACAGCGCCAAGTACGCGAGCGCCTTCTATGGGCCGTTCCGCGACGCCGTGGGAACGCGCGGCGCTCTGGGCCGCGCCGACAAGAACGTCTACCAGATGGACCCCGGCAATACCGACGAGGCGCTGCGCGAGGTGGCGCTGGACATCGCCGAGGGCGCCGACATGGTGATGGTCAAGCCCGGCATGCCCTACCTGGACGTGGTGCGCCGTGTGAAGGAGGAGTTCCGCGTGCC
The DNA window shown above is from Acidovorax sp. NCPPB 4044 and carries:
- the hemB gene encoding porphobilinogen synthase, translated to MHLSSPPPFPQHRPRRLRRDAFTRNMVREHRLSPHDFIYPVFVHEGTNHRQAVASMPGVDRLSLDLLLPVAEDCARLGIPALALFPSIDAALKTPDGKEALNPEGLIPRVVRALKKEFPDLGVLTDVALDPYTSHGQDGMLDDTGYILNDETVEILVGQVLTHAEAGVDIVAPSDMMDGRIGAIREALEVQGYIHTRIMAYSAKYASAFYGPFRDAVGTRGALGRADKNVYQMDPGNTDEALREVALDIAEGADMVMVKPGMPYLDVVRRVKEEFRVPTFAYQVSGEYAMLKAAAANGWLDHDAVMLESLLAFKRAGADGILTYFARDAARLLSKQ